A genome region from Macrotis lagotis isolate mMagLag1 chromosome 4, bilby.v1.9.chrom.fasta, whole genome shotgun sequence includes the following:
- the LOC141520151 gene encoding LOW QUALITY PROTEIN: heterogeneous nuclear ribonucleoproteins C1/C2-like (The sequence of the model RefSeq protein was modified relative to this genomic sequence to represent the inferred CDS: inserted 1 base in 1 codon): MANNVTNKIDPHSMNSHVFIRNLNTLVKKTNVEAIFSKYGKIVGCSVHKGFAFIQYVNERNAPATVAGEDSRMIAGQVLDINLATEPKVNRGKAGVKHSAVEMYSSSFDLDSALDYDFQRDYYDRMYSYPAHVPPPPPIARAVVPSKRQCVSGNTSRRGKSDFNSKSGQRGSSTKSGKLKCDDLQTTQIKQKMDSLLESLEKNEKEQSKQTVEMKNDKSEEEQSSSSLKKDENNVKESEGGADDSAEKGDLLDDDDDNEDXGDDQLELIKDDEKEAEGEDDTDTDSANGEDDSYFFT, translated from the exons ATGGCCAACAATGTCACCAACAAGATTGACCCCCATTCCATGAACTCCCATGTCTTCATTAGGAATCTCAACACTCTGGTTAAGAAGACTAATGTTGAAGCCATCTTCTCAAAGTATGGCAAGATCGTGGGCTGCTCTGTTCACAAGGGCTTTGCCTTTATTCAGTATGTTAATGAGCGAAATGCCCCAGCTACTGTGGCAGGAGAGGATAGCAGAATGATTGCTGGCCAGGTTCTAGATATTAATCTGGCCACAGAGCCAAAAGTGAACCGAGGAAAAGCAGGTGTGAAGCATTCTGCAGTAGAGATGTACAG CTCTTCCTTTGATCtggatt ccgccctggattATGATTTTCAACGAGATTATTATGACAGGATGTACAGCTACCCAGCACATGTACCACCTCCTCCTCCCATTGCTCGTGCAGTAGTGCCCTCAAAACGCCAGTGTGTGTCAGGAAACACTTCACGCAGAGGCAAAAGTGACTTTAATTCCAAGAGTGGACAGCGGGGCTCTTCAACCAAATCTGGCAAATTGAAATGTGATGATCTTCAAACAAcccagataaaacagaaaatggaTTCTTTATTGGAGAgcctggaaaaaaatgagaaagaacaaagCAAGCAAACAGTAGAGATGAAGAATGACAAGTCAGAAGAGGAGCAGAGCAGCAGCTCCCTGAAGAAGGATGAGAATAATGTGAAGGAGTCTGAGGGGGGTGCAGATGACTCTGCTGAGAAGGGGGACCtactggatgatgatgatgataatgaag ggGGGGATGACCAGCTGGAGTTGATCAAGGATGATGAAAAAGAAGCTGAAGGAGAGGATGACACAGATACAGACAGTGCTAATGGTGAAGACGACTCTTATTTCTTTACCTAG